A genomic segment from Peribacillus sp. ACCC06369 encodes:
- a CDS encoding protease modulator HflC: MSGKIVDFSELKKGDFHWRGYVKFGIFLIIFIALLLIIFTNVYIVKEGEYKAVRQFGEVVRIDKSPGLKAKVPFIQSVMTLPKYQMSSDVSEAEINTKDKKRMLIDNYAVWRIEDPKKLITNARTLENAETKMEEFIYSAVRSELGQLNYDEIINDEKSSRGSLNDRITDKVNDLLQKDSYGISLTDVRIKRTDLPAENEASVFKRMISERESKAQEYLSKGDAKKNRIIADTDRKVKELLSTAEADAEVIRAEGEGEAAKIYNKSFSKDPEFYKLYRTLESYQKTIGDQTVIILPSDSPYASLLMGNTK; the protein is encoded by the coding sequence ATGAGCGGAAAAATAGTAGATTTCTCTGAGCTTAAAAAAGGTGATTTTCATTGGAGAGGCTATGTGAAATTTGGCATTTTCCTGATTATTTTCATCGCATTGCTGCTAATCATCTTCACCAATGTATATATCGTCAAAGAGGGCGAATATAAAGCCGTCCGTCAATTCGGAGAGGTGGTAAGGATTGATAAGTCCCCGGGATTAAAGGCGAAGGTGCCATTCATTCAGAGTGTGATGACCTTGCCGAAGTATCAGATGAGTTCTGATGTATCTGAAGCGGAAATCAATACGAAAGATAAAAAGCGGATGTTGATCGATAACTATGCAGTATGGAGAATAGAAGATCCGAAGAAATTGATTACAAATGCAAGGACGCTCGAGAATGCCGAAACGAAAATGGAAGAGTTCATCTATTCGGCAGTTCGTTCAGAGCTTGGACAGCTGAATTATGATGAAATCATCAATGATGAGAAGTCATCCAGGGGAAGTTTAAACGACCGCATAACGGATAAAGTCAACGATCTGCTGCAAAAGGACAGTTATGGCATCAGCTTGACGGATGTCCGGATAAAGCGGACTGACCTGCCCGCCGAAAACGAAGCATCCGTCTTCAAGAGGATGATTTCCGAGCGGGAATCGAAAGCGCAAGAGTACCTATCCAAAGGTGATGCGAAGAAAAACCGTATCATTGCGGATACTGATCGGAAAGTGAAAGAATTGCTCTCGACTGCAGAAGCTGATGCAGAAGTGATCAGGGCTGAAGGAGAAGGGGAAGCAGCGAAAATCTATAATAAGTCGTTTTCCAAAGACCCCGAATTCTATAAACTATACCGGACTCTTGAATCCTATCAAAAAACCATTGGAGATCAAACGGTCATCATCCTGCCGTCGGATTCCCCTTATGCCAGCTTGTTAATGGGAAATACTAAATAA
- the hflK gene encoding FtsH protease activity modulator HflK, with protein sequence MVSLKRIYTITGLVFLILILGVVAISTWYTVDESDQAVIMTFGEVEQTITEPGLHFKLPWPIQSVEKLSKETFSLKFGYKEEDGEVKDYPSETKMITGDENIVLADLVVQWKITDPPKYLYNADDPEKILYDTTSAALRSIIGSTKIDDALTSGKAQIEADVRDLLSQLMEKYDVGISISAVKLQDVELPNEEVRKAFTNVTDARETANTKVNEADKYENKRMNEAEGEKDAIISQANGDKAARTEAARGDVAVFEKLLSEYKGNKGITKDRLIIETLEGVLPNAEIYIMNDDGNTMKYLPLRPLEKEETKKTPAPDEAATPEEGTKKGNASEEKATGEGGVKQ encoded by the coding sequence ATCGTTAGCTTAAAAAGGATATATACGATCACGGGACTAGTCTTTCTTATTTTAATTTTGGGTGTAGTTGCGATATCGACCTGGTACACGGTTGATGAATCCGATCAAGCTGTCATAATGACGTTTGGTGAGGTGGAGCAGACGATAACAGAACCGGGACTTCACTTTAAACTGCCTTGGCCGATCCAATCGGTCGAGAAATTATCGAAAGAAACATTCAGTCTTAAATTTGGATATAAGGAAGAGGATGGAGAGGTGAAGGATTACCCGAGTGAGACCAAAATGATTACGGGTGATGAAAATATTGTGCTGGCAGATCTAGTGGTGCAGTGGAAAATAACAGACCCTCCAAAATATCTGTACAATGCAGATGATCCTGAGAAAATTTTATATGATACGACGTCAGCCGCGTTACGGAGCATTATCGGCAGTACGAAAATCGATGATGCACTTACATCTGGAAAAGCGCAAATTGAAGCGGATGTAAGGGATTTGTTGTCACAGCTAATGGAAAAATATGATGTTGGGATTTCCATATCAGCGGTTAAACTCCAGGATGTGGAGCTACCGAATGAAGAAGTTAGGAAAGCATTTACCAATGTAACGGATGCCCGTGAAACGGCAAATACGAAAGTCAACGAAGCGGATAAATATGAAAATAAACGGATGAATGAAGCGGAAGGGGAAAAAGACGCCATCATTTCACAGGCTAATGGGGATAAAGCTGCCCGGACGGAAGCTGCCCGTGGGGATGTTGCGGTCTTTGAAAAATTACTCAGTGAGTATAAGGGCAATAAGGGGATTACGAAGGACCGCCTTATTATTGAGACCCTCGAAGGAGTATTGCCGAATGCGGAGATTTATATCATGAATGATGATGGAAACACAATGAAGTACTTGCCGCTTCGCCCGCTTGAAAAGGAAGAAACGAAAAAAACGCCTGCTCCTGATGAAGCCGCTACACCTGAAGAAGGAACGAAAAAAGGGAATGCATCGGAAGAAAAAGCGACAGGGGAAGGGGGCGTTAAACAATGA
- the pnpS gene encoding two-component system histidine kinase PnpS gives MTTYRKKLLYTLITLVMVVLMAVGFLLGHLFKSYYIKTFNERIQNETFFISTYIQEHGGIVSFLEKGKTAKLTPLLDSNLTILSTNGEILYDSTSSNEILKSHANVLRKITLEKGLKHREGYEVVEGESDLHYYWKTVEKDGEIEGFVVHSNEIEAINQVNKQMWQILIICLGVALIIILMLASKITSYYTRPIEEATMAAIELAKGNYGTRTFGRHSDETGMLTTSLNILARNLQETEIAREMNQDRLETLVENIGSGVLLIDSKGYTTLINREFKKSFHVNAATFLFQEYYSVIKDQEVIAIIEEIFRTEKTIKRQVKIPLAIERKHFEIYGAPIIGNHDEWKGILLIFHDITELKRLEQMRKDFVANVSHELRTPITSIKGFSETLLDGALKDEKTLKHFLSIILKESDRLQELIQELLNLSKMEQQEFVLNAGVVDITKVLGEIQEMLIGKLREKEVSLEIKASREPVFIEGESDRIKQVFINLITNALTYTPNGGSVTVNILEKEQTVDIAVQDSGIGIEEKELPRIFERFYRIDKARSRDSGGTGIGLAIVKHIIEVHKGKINVESTPGTGTTFTVTLNKSLKGKM, from the coding sequence ATGACGACCTACCGTAAAAAGCTCTTATATACCCTTATCACGCTAGTGATGGTCGTCCTGATGGCCGTGGGCTTTTTATTAGGACATTTGTTCAAAAGTTATTATATTAAAACGTTCAATGAGCGTATACAGAACGAAACATTTTTCATTTCTACATATATTCAAGAGCATGGGGGGATCGTGTCTTTTTTGGAAAAAGGCAAGACGGCAAAACTGACACCCCTTTTAGATTCGAACTTAACCATACTCTCCACGAATGGGGAAATATTATACGATTCGACATCATCCAATGAAATACTTAAAAGTCATGCCAATGTCCTTCGAAAAATAACTTTGGAAAAAGGGCTTAAGCATAGGGAAGGGTATGAAGTGGTTGAAGGGGAATCGGACCTCCATTATTATTGGAAGACGGTTGAAAAGGATGGCGAGATTGAAGGTTTTGTCGTTCATAGCAATGAAATAGAGGCCATCAATCAAGTGAATAAACAAATGTGGCAAATATTGATCATTTGTTTAGGAGTCGCCCTGATCATCATTCTCATGCTTGCGAGTAAAATCACTTCATATTATACCCGTCCGATCGAGGAAGCGACGATGGCGGCCATTGAACTGGCAAAAGGGAATTATGGAACTCGGACATTCGGGCGACATTCAGATGAAACGGGAATGCTGACAACTTCCTTGAACATATTGGCGAGGAATCTTCAGGAAACAGAGATAGCGAGGGAAATGAATCAGGATCGTTTGGAAACACTTGTTGAAAATATCGGTAGTGGAGTCTTGCTGATAGACAGTAAAGGGTATACCACCTTAATCAACCGTGAATTCAAGAAAAGCTTCCATGTAAACGCCGCTACGTTTTTGTTTCAGGAATATTACTCGGTCATTAAAGATCAGGAAGTGATTGCCATCATCGAAGAGATCTTTCGAACGGAAAAAACGATAAAACGCCAGGTGAAGATACCACTTGCCATCGAACGTAAGCATTTTGAGATTTACGGGGCTCCAATCATCGGGAATCATGATGAATGGAAGGGGATCCTCCTCATTTTCCATGATATCACCGAATTAAAAAGGCTCGAACAGATGCGGAAGGATTTCGTGGCAAATGTGTCCCATGAATTGAGAACCCCGATTACATCAATTAAAGGCTTTTCAGAAACTTTGTTGGATGGGGCTTTAAAAGATGAAAAGACCTTAAAGCACTTTTTATCGATTATCCTGAAAGAAAGTGATCGGCTGCAAGAACTCATTCAGGAGCTTCTGAATTTATCTAAAATGGAGCAACAGGAATTCGTTTTGAATGCAGGCGTCGTGGATATTACGAAAGTGCTTGGCGAAATCCAGGAAATGCTTATTGGGAAGCTTAGGGAAAAAGAAGTCTCGCTTGAAATTAAAGCATCACGGGAACCGGTATTCATTGAAGGGGAATCTGACAGGATCAAACAGGTTTTCATTAATTTGATAACCAACGCATTGACCTATACACCTAATGGCGGGAGTGTCACCGTGAACATCTTGGAGAAAGAACAGACGGTTGATATTGCGGTTCAAGATAGCGGAATCGGCATCGAAGAAAAAGAACTGCCGAGGATCTTTGAACGGTTTTACCGGATCGATAAGGCAAGGAGCCGCGATTCAGGAGGAACTGGCATTGGACTTGCGATCGTCAAGCATATAATAGAAGTCCATAAAGGTAAAATCAACGTGGAGAGCACACCTGGAACGGGGACGACTTTTACAGTCACTTTAAATAAAAGCTTAAAAGGAAAAATGTAG
- a CDS encoding response regulator transcription factor: MSKKILVVDDEQSIVTLLQYNLEQAGYSVITALDGEQGLQAAVDIRPDLVVLDLMLPKMDGLEVCKELRQQKINIPILMLTAKDDEFDKVLGLELGADDYLTKPFSPREVVARIKAILRRSQFQSNGSDSSQDQEDGLLKLGELKVFPERYEAFFDEQQLELTPKEFELLLYLAKNKGRVLTRDQLLSAVWNYDFAGDSRIVDVHISHLREKIEKDTKKPLYIKTIRGLGYKLEEPKKE; this comes from the coding sequence ATGTCAAAGAAAATTCTCGTAGTGGATGATGAACAATCAATAGTTACCTTACTTCAGTACAATTTAGAACAAGCGGGCTATTCGGTGATTACGGCCTTGGATGGGGAACAAGGGCTCCAGGCTGCTGTGGATATACGCCCCGATTTAGTGGTATTGGATTTGATGCTGCCTAAAATGGATGGGCTTGAAGTATGCAAGGAGCTTCGCCAGCAAAAAATCAATATACCGATCTTGATGCTGACGGCAAAGGACGATGAATTTGACAAAGTGCTGGGACTTGAACTTGGAGCGGATGATTACTTGACCAAACCATTCAGTCCGCGGGAGGTAGTGGCCCGGATTAAAGCCATATTAAGAAGATCCCAGTTTCAATCGAACGGCAGTGACTCAAGTCAGGATCAGGAAGATGGTCTCTTGAAATTAGGGGAATTGAAGGTATTCCCGGAACGATACGAAGCATTCTTTGATGAACAGCAATTAGAATTGACTCCAAAGGAATTTGAATTACTTTTATACTTGGCGAAGAATAAAGGCAGAGTGCTGACGAGGGACCAACTGCTCAGTGCGGTATGGAATTATGATTTCGCGGGAGATTCACGAATCGTCGATGTGCATATTAGCCATCTACGTGAAAAAATAGAGAAGGATACAAAAAAACCTCTATATATTAAAACGATAAGGGGCTTGGGGTATAAGCTTGAGGAGCCTAAAAAAGAATGA
- the mdh gene encoding malate dehydrogenase, whose protein sequence is MSKRKKITVVGAGFTGATAAFLAAQKELGDIVLVDIPQTENPTKGKALDMAEAGPVLGFDAKIIGTSDYTDTADSDVVIITAGIARKPGMSRDDLVQTNQKVMKSVTKEVVKYSPNTTIIVLTNPVDAMTYTVYKESGFPKERVIGQSGVLDTARFRTFVAQELNLSVKDVTGFVLGGHGDDMVPLVRYSYAGGIPLETLIPQDRLEAIVARTRTGGGEIVNLLGNGSAYYAPAASLVEMAEAILKDQRRVLPSIAYLEGEYGFEGIYLGVPTVLGANGIEQIIELELTEDEKAALSKSVESVKAVMQVLQ, encoded by the coding sequence ATGTCTAAACGAAAAAAAATCACAGTGGTTGGTGCCGGCTTCACTGGTGCTACAGCAGCATTCCTAGCAGCTCAAAAAGAACTTGGTGATATCGTTTTAGTTGATATTCCACAAACTGAAAACCCTACAAAAGGCAAAGCTCTTGATATGGCGGAAGCAGGCCCGGTTCTAGGTTTTGATGCTAAAATCATCGGTACATCCGACTATACGGATACAGCTGACTCCGACGTAGTGATCATCACTGCCGGTATTGCTCGCAAACCTGGCATGAGCCGTGACGACTTAGTGCAAACTAACCAAAAAGTTATGAAATCAGTAACTAAAGAAGTGGTTAAATATTCCCCGAACACGACAATCATCGTATTGACCAACCCAGTTGATGCAATGACTTATACTGTTTATAAAGAATCAGGTTTCCCTAAAGAACGCGTAATAGGACAATCAGGTGTTCTTGATACAGCTCGATTCCGTACTTTCGTAGCTCAAGAATTAAACTTATCCGTCAAAGATGTAACTGGCTTCGTACTTGGCGGACACGGTGACGATATGGTTCCTCTTGTACGTTACTCTTATGCTGGCGGAATTCCTTTGGAAACATTGATCCCTCAAGATCGTTTAGAAGCAATCGTGGCTCGTACTCGTACTGGCGGCGGAGAGATCGTAAACCTTCTTGGGAACGGAAGCGCATATTATGCACCAGCTGCGTCTCTAGTGGAAATGGCTGAAGCGATCCTTAAAGACCAACGTCGCGTTCTTCCATCCATCGCTTATCTTGAAGGCGAATACGGATTCGAAGGAATCTACCTTGGAGTGCCAACTGTACTGGGTGCGAACGGTATTGAACAAATCATCGAACTTGAATTGACTGAAGACGAAAAAGCGGCACTTTCAAAATCAGTTGAATCTGTTAAAGCAGTAATGCAAGTTCTTCAATAA
- the icd gene encoding NADP-dependent isocitrate dehydrogenase → MAGHLTFEFESEVRDMTQSQKITVTNGALNVPNNPIVPYIEGDGIGPDIWAAASRVLDAAVEKAYNGEKKIEWKEVLAGQKAFDQTGEWLPQETLDVINEYLIAIKGPLTTPIGGGIRSLNVALRQVLDLFVCLRPVRYFDGVPSPVKRPEDTDMVIFRENTEDIYAGIEYAKGSDEAKKLIDFLQTEFGVTNIRFPETSGIGIKPISEEGTKRLVRSALNYAIKEGRKSLTLVHKGNIMKFTEGAFKTWGYEVAEQEFADKVFTWNQYDKIKDAEGTEAANKAQSDAEAEGKIIVKDSIADIFLQQILTRPKEFDVVATMNLNGDYISDALAAQVGGIGIAPGANINYETGHAIFEATHGTAPKYAGLDKVNPSSVLLSGVLLLEHLGWNEAADSITKSVEQTIASKVVTYDFARLMEGATEVKCSEFADELIKNLK, encoded by the coding sequence ATGGCAGGCCATCTAACCTTTGAATTTGAATCGGAGGTAAGAGACATGACACAAAGCCAAAAAATCACAGTTACTAATGGTGCTCTTAACGTACCAAACAACCCAATCGTTCCTTATATTGAGGGAGACGGAATCGGTCCTGATATCTGGGCAGCAGCTTCTCGCGTTTTAGACGCAGCAGTTGAAAAAGCTTACAATGGCGAAAAGAAAATCGAATGGAAAGAAGTTTTAGCTGGACAAAAAGCATTTGACCAAACAGGCGAATGGCTTCCGCAAGAAACTCTTGATGTCATTAACGAATATCTAATCGCTATTAAAGGACCCCTTACAACTCCAATCGGTGGCGGTATCCGCTCATTGAACGTTGCATTGCGTCAAGTATTGGACTTATTCGTATGTCTACGTCCAGTACGTTACTTCGATGGTGTACCTTCACCAGTTAAACGTCCAGAAGACACTGACATGGTCATCTTCCGTGAAAACACTGAAGACATCTATGCTGGTATCGAATATGCAAAAGGTTCTGACGAAGCTAAGAAATTAATCGACTTCCTACAAACAGAATTCGGAGTTACAAACATTCGTTTCCCTGAAACTTCAGGTATCGGAATTAAACCGATTTCTGAAGAAGGAACAAAACGTCTTGTTCGCTCTGCACTTAACTATGCGATCAAAGAAGGCCGTAAATCATTAACGCTTGTTCATAAAGGTAACATCATGAAATTCACGGAAGGCGCATTCAAAACTTGGGGTTATGAAGTTGCAGAACAAGAATTCGCTGATAAAGTGTTTACATGGAACCAATATGACAAAATTAAAGATGCTGAAGGCACTGAAGCTGCTAACAAAGCACAATCTGATGCTGAAGCTGAAGGCAAAATCATCGTTAAGGATTCCATTGCTGATATCTTCTTACAACAAATCCTGACTCGTCCTAAAGAGTTTGATGTTGTTGCAACAATGAACTTGAACGGAGATTACATTTCTGATGCATTAGCTGCACAAGTTGGCGGAATCGGTATCGCTCCAGGAGCAAACATCAACTACGAAACTGGACATGCCATTTTCGAAGCAACTCACGGAACGGCTCCTAAATATGCTGGTCTTGATAAAGTTAACCCATCTTCAGTACTTCTTTCAGGCGTTCTTTTACTTGAGCACCTTGGCTGGAACGAAGCTGCAGATAGCATCACGAAATCAGTGGAACAAACAATCGCTTCAAAAGTTGTTACATACGACTTTGCCCGCCTAATGGAAGGTGCAACAGAAGTTAAATGTTCTGAGTTCGCTGACGAGCTTATCAAAAACCTTAAATAA
- the citZ gene encoding citrate synthase: MTATKGLEGVVATTSSVSSIIDDTLTYVGYDIDDLAANATFEEVIYLLWHGALPNKSQLEELTKQLAENAEIPAEVVNHFKTYPIDKVHPMGALRTAVSLLGLYDEEADVMSEDANYRKAIRIQAKIPTLVTTFARTRQGKEAVAPRTDLSFAANFLYMLSGNEPTAIEEEAFNKALVLHADHELNASTFTARVCVATLADIYSGVTSAIGALKGPLHGGANEQVMKMLTDIGSVDNVEPYINEKLANKEKIMGFGHRVYRKGDPRAKHLKEMSQKLTELTGQPQYYDMSIKINEIVTGQKNLPPNVDFYSASVYHSLGIEHDLFTPIFAVSRASGWIAHILEQYSNNRLIRPRAEYVGPGMQKYVPIEKR, from the coding sequence ATGACAGCAACAAAAGGTCTTGAAGGTGTGGTAGCAACAACTTCATCAGTAAGCTCCATTATCGATGATACATTAACGTATGTAGGATATGACATCGATGATTTGGCTGCAAACGCAACATTCGAGGAAGTAATCTATCTTTTATGGCACGGAGCTCTTCCGAATAAAAGCCAACTAGAAGAATTAACTAAACAACTTGCTGAAAATGCTGAAATTCCAGCTGAAGTGGTTAATCACTTCAAAACATACCCAATTGATAAAGTACATCCAATGGGAGCTCTTCGCACAGCAGTATCTCTTCTTGGTCTTTATGATGAAGAAGCAGATGTAATGAGTGAAGACGCTAACTATCGTAAAGCAATCCGCATCCAAGCAAAAATCCCTACATTGGTAACCACTTTCGCTCGCACCCGTCAAGGTAAAGAAGCGGTTGCGCCACGTACAGATTTAAGCTTTGCTGCTAACTTCTTATATATGTTAAGCGGTAATGAACCAACGGCAATCGAAGAAGAAGCATTCAACAAAGCATTGGTTCTTCATGCTGACCATGAATTGAACGCTTCCACATTCACTGCACGCGTTTGTGTGGCTACTTTAGCTGATATCTATTCTGGCGTAACTTCTGCCATCGGCGCTTTAAAAGGCCCACTTCACGGCGGAGCTAACGAACAAGTCATGAAAATGCTTACAGATATTGGTTCAGTGGATAACGTTGAGCCATATATCAACGAAAAATTAGCCAATAAAGAAAAAATCATGGGATTTGGCCACCGTGTATACCGTAAAGGTGATCCACGTGCTAAACACCTTAAAGAAATGTCTCAAAAACTGACTGAACTTACTGGACAACCGCAATATTATGATATGTCCATCAAAATTAATGAAATCGTAACTGGTCAAAAAAATCTTCCGCCGAACGTGGATTTCTATTCTGCTTCTGTATACCATAGTTTAGGTATCGAGCATGACCTATTTACACCAATCTTTGCTGTAAGCCGTGCTTCAGGCTGGATCGCTCATATCCTTGAGCAATATTCAAACAACCGCCTTATCCGTCCGCGTGCAGAGTACGTTGGACCAGGTATGCAAAAATACGTACCGATCGAAAAACGCTAA
- a CDS encoding DUF441 domain-containing protein produces the protein MINGPVIFLILLAAIGWFGKNTSLIMAAGFLLSMKLIGLDTKVFPYLEAKGINLGVTIITISVLIPIANGTIGFKELGDAIKSPYAWIALASGIAVALIAKNGITLLSHDPHITTALVFGTILAVALFKGVAVGPLIGAGIAYLCMQIFNFFK, from the coding sequence ATGATAAACGGTCCTGTTATATTTTTAATTTTACTTGCAGCAATCGGTTGGTTTGGCAAAAATACGTCACTGATCATGGCTGCGGGTTTTCTTTTAAGCATGAAACTGATCGGCCTCGATACTAAAGTGTTTCCGTATCTGGAAGCGAAGGGAATAAACTTGGGCGTTACGATCATTACGATCTCCGTACTCATACCCATAGCGAATGGGACGATAGGATTCAAGGAACTCGGTGACGCCATTAAATCTCCTTATGCCTGGATTGCGCTTGCATCTGGTATAGCGGTTGCACTCATAGCGAAAAATGGGATTACCCTCCTATCGCATGATCCGCACATTACCACGGCTCTTGTTTTTGGGACGATTCTTGCGGTCGCATTATTCAAAGGTGTGGCTGTCGGTCCGTTAATCGGGGCGGGAATTGCTTATTTATGCATGCAGATCTTCAATTTTTTTAAATGA
- the ytvI gene encoding sporulation integral membrane protein YtvI produces the protein MNPVYMYRFIRSLLVVGGIILGGIALFYLSKYTYPFIIAMIIAFLMNPLVTFFERKGRLPRGLAVFVSLLLIFLLFAGLITLLVTEIISGTNYLAGVIPQHIETIVDYIETYIASTVIPLYNQIAAMFNNLDIEQQDTVLKNIQNIGESITTGVSGFIQAFLKNIPTIIGWFPTTATALLFTLLGTFFISKDWDTFGRMTGKVLPDKIFAGAKRLFRDLKRALFGFIRAQFTLVSLTTVTILIGFLILGVNYSITIALICGLVDIIPYLGTGTIFIPWIIFEFIAGNTSLAIGLSVLYIIVVVQRQLIEPKVLSSSIGLDPLATLIALFIGFKLIGFLGLIAGPVVLVIFNTLQRANVFKAIWAFIIGPDTKKTT, from the coding sequence TTGAATCCAGTATATATGTATCGTTTCATTCGTTCTTTACTGGTCGTCGGAGGGATAATCTTAGGTGGAATTGCCTTGTTTTATTTATCTAAATATACATATCCATTCATTATTGCCATGATAATCGCTTTCTTGATGAACCCTTTGGTCACTTTTTTCGAAAGGAAAGGAAGGCTGCCAAGGGGATTGGCTGTATTCGTTTCCCTTTTACTCATTTTCCTTTTATTTGCGGGTCTTATCACCTTACTGGTTACCGAGATCATATCAGGGACCAATTACCTTGCCGGAGTCATACCACAGCACATAGAGACTATCGTGGACTATATAGAAACATACATCGCGTCCACCGTCATCCCTTTATATAATCAAATAGCTGCCATGTTCAATAATTTGGATATCGAACAGCAAGATACAGTCCTCAAGAATATCCAAAATATCGGTGAATCCATCACTACCGGAGTAAGTGGCTTCATTCAAGCGTTCTTGAAGAACATTCCGACAATCATCGGATGGTTTCCCACTACAGCAACGGCACTCCTCTTTACCCTACTGGGCACTTTCTTCATCAGTAAAGATTGGGATACCTTTGGGCGCATGACCGGAAAAGTGTTGCCTGATAAGATTTTTGCAGGTGCCAAGCGTTTATTCAGGGATTTAAAACGTGCTTTGTTTGGTTTTATCCGTGCACAATTCACTCTTGTTTCATTGACGACCGTTACGATTCTAATCGGATTTCTCATTTTAGGGGTGAATTATTCAATTACCATTGCCCTGATATGCGGATTGGTCGATATCATCCCCTATTTAGGGACAGGGACTATATTCATTCCTTGGATCATCTTTGAATTCATCGCTGGAAATACAAGTCTCGCAATCGGTTTGTCCGTCCTTTACATAATCGTTGTTGTCCAGCGTCAGTTAATAGAGCCAAAAGTTCTTTCTTCCAGTATTGGTTTGGATCCGCTTGCCACTCTCATCGCCTTGTTCATCGGCTTCAAATTGATTGGTTTCCTAGGTCTGATCGCAGGACCTGTCGTTCTTGTTATATTCAATACACTTCAGCGTGCCAATGTCTTCAAGGCCATATGGGCTTTCATCATCGGACCGGATACAAAGAAAACCACATAA
- the aceA gene encoding isocitrate lyase: protein MMNERAQQLKQSWENDSRWTGIKRSYTAEEVIKLRGSIDIEQTLARRGSEKLWNLLNTEDFINALGALTGNQAMQQVKAGLKAIYLSGWQVAADANIAGQMYPDQSLYPANSVPQVVKRINQTLQRADQISFAEGKSDIDWFAPIVADAEAGFGGSLNVFELMKGMIEAGAAGVHFEDQLSSEKKCGHLGGKVLLPTQTAVRNLVSARLAADVMGTPTILIARTDADAADLITDDIDPVDAPFITGERTPEGFYRTKAGLDQAIARGLAYAPYADLIWCETSEPNLADARRFAEAIHAEFPGKLLAYNCSPSFNWKAKLSDEEIASYQIELGKLGYKFQFVTLAGFHSLNHSMFNLALGYKDRGMAAYSELQQAEFASESDGYTATRHQREVGTGYFDEVAQVVSGGTSSTTALAGSTETEQFQTSK, encoded by the coding sequence ATGATGAATGAAAGAGCGCAACAATTAAAACAAAGCTGGGAAAATGACTCACGGTGGACTGGGATTAAACGTTCATATACGGCGGAAGAAGTTATTAAATTAAGAGGCTCCATCGATATTGAACAGACCTTGGCACGCCGTGGTTCTGAAAAACTATGGAATCTATTAAATACAGAGGATTTCATCAACGCATTGGGAGCATTGACTGGTAACCAAGCAATGCAGCAGGTGAAAGCTGGTTTAAAAGCAATTTACCTAAGCGGCTGGCAAGTGGCTGCCGATGCTAACATTGCAGGGCAAATGTACCCCGACCAAAGTTTATATCCAGCCAATTCCGTGCCGCAAGTGGTTAAACGCATTAATCAGACACTTCAGCGCGCAGATCAAATCAGCTTTGCTGAAGGAAAAAGTGATATCGATTGGTTCGCACCAATCGTAGCGGATGCTGAAGCCGGCTTTGGCGGTTCCCTTAATGTCTTTGAATTAATGAAAGGCATGATCGAAGCTGGAGCGGCAGGCGTTCACTTTGAAGATCAGCTTTCTTCCGAGAAAAAATGTGGCCACCTAGGCGGTAAAGTTCTTCTGCCAACCCAAACGGCAGTACGTAATTTAGTTTCCGCCCGATTGGCAGCAGACGTAATGGGTACACCGACTATCTTAATTGCCCGGACGGATGCTGATGCTGCAGATTTGATCACCGATGATATCGATCCGGTTGATGCACCATTCATCACTGGCGAAAGGACTCCAGAAGGATTTTACCGTACCAAAGCAGGTCTTGACCAAGCGATTGCAAGAGGCCTTGCTTATGCACCGTATGCCGATCTTATCTGGTGTGAGACTTCTGAACCTAATCTAGCGGATGCCCGCCGCTTTGCCGAAGCGATCCATGCAGAGTTCCCGGGTAAACTCCTTGCTTATAATTGTTCGCCATCATTTAATTGGAAAGCAAAATTAAGTGATGAAGAAATTGCCAGCTATCAAATTGAATTAGGTAAATTGGGTTATAAATTCCAATTTGTTACCCTTGCAGGATTCCACTCGTTGAATCATAGCATGTTCAATCTTGCCCTTGGTTATAAAGACCGCGGCATGGCTGCATACTCAGAACTTCAACAAGCGGAATTCGCCAGTGAATCCGATGGCTACACTGCAACACGTCATCAGCGTGAAGTGGGAACTGGTTATTTTGATGAAGTGGCACAGGTCGTTTCTGGTGGTACATCATCCACTACAGCACTTGCAGGTTCTACTGAAACAGAACAATTCCAGACGTCAAAATAA